From a single Fimbriimonadia bacterium genomic region:
- a CDS encoding zf-HC2 domain-containing protein — protein sequence MDCDSIRPLLADFIEHNVGEDKAEAVRRHVRSCAACGRELDALGRVDEVLQEWRAPALPESVWLNLQPLLPRERRVPSSAPLRLGIAFAAGCAALFVAWAVWVGPEISRTFEGTPAPSPSGLSHFEGTPPVGMPLDSRTAPLLETDNEDTSPHQEEAAEPAAEPGGEAILPHTVEPKPATEAKEPTAPPRDDTLPAPEKP from the coding sequence ATGGACTGCGATAGCATTCGTCCGCTGCTGGCGGACTTCATCGAACACAACGTCGGAGAGGACAAAGCGGAGGCCGTGCGCAGGCACGTTCGCTCCTGCGCCGCGTGCGGTCGCGAGCTGGACGCACTGGGCCGGGTTGACGAGGTATTGCAGGAATGGCGGGCACCGGCGCTTCCCGAGTCCGTCTGGCTCAACCTCCAGCCGCTGCTTCCGCGTGAGCGCCGAGTCCCGTCTTCCGCCCCGCTCCGGCTAGGGATTGCCTTTGCCGCCGGGTGCGCCGCGCTATTCGTTGCCTGGGCAGTGTGGGTGGGGCCTGAGATCTCTCGCACGTTCGAGGGAACACCCGCACCCTCCCCGAGTGGATTGTCCCACTTCGAGGGGACGCCTCCGGTCGGCATGCCGCTCGACTCGCGTACGGCACCGCTCCTCGAGACTGACAACGAGGACACCTCGCCGCACCAGGAGGAAGCCGCAGAGCCTGCTGCCGAGCCCGGTGGGGAGGCGATCCTGCCGCACACCGTGGAGCCGAAGCCCGCGACAGAAGCCAAGGAGCCTACTGCACCCCCGCGCGACGACACGCTCCCTGCTCCAGAAAAGCCGTAG
- a CDS encoding DNA-processing protein DprA: MPPEPPRLPTACLVREPGSLGYPSGLCSLTPSPTVYLRGDPDVALKPMVAIVGTRTPRAEWRAWAADLAARLSQRGFVVCSGFAPGIDRAAHRGALAAGGRTVAVLGEDVFDVRARGEREGISELRDETLRRGCLLSEQAPGGPRVNPRHTVARLILRNRIIAALSLGVVVAAAWEKGGAHMTANWAARLGRPVWTADFGEDTPVGNLRLLLGGHSALPADADQAAEQISLSLTSSPD, from the coding sequence ATGCCTCCCGAGCCGCCGCGACTCCCGACCGCCTGCCTGGTGCGCGAGCCAGGGTCGCTCGGCTACCCATCGGGGCTCTGCTCGCTCACGCCTTCTCCCACCGTGTATCTTCGCGGTGATCCGGATGTGGCCCTGAAGCCGATGGTGGCAATCGTGGGCACCCGGACGCCCCGAGCGGAGTGGCGGGCCTGGGCCGCGGACCTAGCGGCGAGGCTGTCACAGAGAGGCTTCGTGGTGTGTAGCGGCTTCGCGCCGGGGATCGACCGAGCTGCCCATCGTGGAGCACTCGCGGCAGGCGGGCGGACCGTGGCGGTTCTGGGCGAGGACGTCTTCGACGTGCGGGCCAGGGGAGAACGCGAGGGTATATCGGAGCTGAGGGACGAAACGCTCCGACGCGGATGTTTGCTCAGTGAGCAGGCTCCGGGCGGACCGCGAGTCAATCCTCGGCACACGGTGGCCAGGCTGATCCTGCGCAACCGCATCATCGCCGCGCTGTCGCTGGGCGTGGTGGTCGCGGCGGCATGGGAGAAAGGCGGGGCGCACATGACCGCCAACTGGGCGGCACGGCTGGGAAGGCCCGTGTGGACCGCGGACTTCGGCGAGGATACGCCGGTCGGGAACCTCAGGCTATTGCTCGGGGGCCACTCGGCGCTGCCTGCCGACGCGGACCAGGCCGCGGAGCAGATTAGTCTTTCTTTGACTTCTTCGCCCGACTAG
- the nusA gene encoding transcription termination/antitermination protein NusA, with the protein MDKEFFEALRQLASERNLDIAELEEMTEAALATAYKKHVGATGDVVVRINTAEGTLTAICEKEVVGVVTNHYFQMSLEQARKINPQAVIGDFIGVPVNPQTFGRIAAQSAKQILMQKLREQERKTIFDEFESRVGEVVSGIVQRRERDLVFIQVGRTEAVLPRKEQVPTEPYRFNDRLRVYVVRVDEGMRGAVVTVSRTHPGLLRKLFELEVPEIEAGTVEIHGVAREAGQRSKIAVATTDPRVDPIGACVGQRGARVNAIVDELYGEKVDIIPWSEDPIAYITAALSPAKVNRVTLRESEDPEERGALVVVPDTQLSLAIGKGGQNVRLAAKLTGWKIDIRSESQAAQEAIAPAEA; encoded by the coding sequence ATGGATAAGGAGTTCTTCGAAGCTCTGAGGCAACTCGCCTCGGAGCGGAATCTGGATATTGCAGAGCTCGAGGAGATGACGGAAGCGGCGCTCGCCACGGCCTACAAGAAGCACGTAGGCGCGACGGGCGATGTCGTCGTCCGCATCAACACGGCCGAGGGAACCCTGACCGCCATCTGCGAAAAGGAAGTGGTGGGCGTCGTTACCAACCACTACTTCCAAATGAGCCTGGAGCAGGCGAGAAAGATCAACCCCCAGGCGGTTATCGGCGACTTCATCGGGGTCCCCGTGAACCCCCAGACATTCGGGCGGATCGCTGCGCAGAGCGCCAAGCAGATCCTGATGCAGAAGCTGCGCGAACAGGAGCGCAAGACCATATTCGACGAGTTCGAGTCCCGCGTGGGCGAGGTCGTCTCCGGCATCGTGCAGCGGCGAGAGCGGGATTTGGTTTTCATTCAGGTGGGGCGCACGGAGGCCGTGCTTCCGCGAAAGGAGCAGGTGCCTACGGAGCCCTACCGTTTCAACGACCGGCTTCGCGTGTACGTGGTGCGCGTCGACGAGGGCATGCGTGGCGCGGTGGTGACCGTGTCTCGCACGCACCCCGGACTGCTGCGCAAGCTGTTCGAGCTGGAAGTGCCCGAAATCGAGGCCGGAACCGTGGAAATCCACGGTGTCGCACGTGAGGCGGGCCAGCGCTCCAAGATAGCGGTCGCCACCACCGACCCGCGGGTGGACCCGATTGGCGCGTGCGTGGGACAGCGTGGAGCCCGCGTGAACGCCATCGTGGACGAGCTGTACGGCGAGAAGGTGGACATCATTCCCTGGTCGGAAGACCCCATCGCCTACATCACCGCCGCACTGAGCCCGGCCAAGGTGAACCGCGTGACGCTTCGCGAGTCGGAGGACCCGGAAGAACGGGGCGCTCTCGTGGTGGTGCCGGATACTCAGCTTTCGCTTGCTATCGGCAAGGGCGGGCAGAACGTTCGGCTCGCGGCCAAGCTGACGGGTTGGAAGATAGACATCCGCAGCGAGTCTCAGGCTGCGCAAGAAGCGATTGCCCCTGCGGAAGCCTAG
- a CDS encoding ADP-ribosylglycohydrolase family protein: protein MNLHALAFTREDIEVEMAASTDEGKAVPPELCAESERLMATDLSWKAAQEQAGKFLDQMHALALRPDFPYREPSDLRHIREERPESPQVPGYSLDRENLLDRLHGAWLGRAAGCLLGKPVEGWYRERLHGYLRDTNAFPLRGYIRGDVRPDILQKYEVPTDRGAFIERVECLPEDDDLNYTVLSHVVLQKHGHSFTSEQLAQEWLSRLPVLRTFTAERVAYRNLVDGIAPPHSGSYRNPYREWIGAQIRADGWGYACPGSPEAASELAWRDACISHVKNGIYGAMWSAAMNAAAFSLDSPRAIVEAGLAQIPARCRLADWVRTVMDWHEMGLPYDDACERIHAEWDEKRFHHWCHVISNAAIVTMALLYGEGDFGASVCCAVQATFDTDCNGATVGSILGARLGASRLPEEWTAPLNDTIETGVVGYQRLRLTDMARMSLDVIEKYKGGEE from the coding sequence ATGAACCTCCACGCGCTCGCCTTTACGCGCGAAGACATCGAGGTGGAGATGGCTGCCTCTACCGACGAAGGCAAGGCCGTTCCCCCCGAGCTTTGTGCCGAGTCTGAGCGACTGATGGCCACGGACCTTTCGTGGAAAGCGGCTCAGGAACAGGCCGGAAAGTTCCTCGACCAGATGCACGCCCTCGCTCTGCGCCCTGACTTTCCCTACAGGGAGCCGTCCGACCTGCGCCACATCCGGGAGGAGAGGCCCGAGTCACCCCAGGTTCCAGGCTATTCGCTGGACCGAGAGAACCTGCTGGACCGGTTACATGGGGCCTGGCTTGGTCGCGCGGCGGGGTGTCTGCTCGGAAAACCCGTCGAGGGTTGGTACCGAGAGCGCCTCCATGGCTACCTCCGCGACACCAACGCATTCCCATTGAGGGGCTACATCCGAGGTGACGTCCGTCCAGACATCCTGCAGAAGTATGAAGTACCGACAGACCGAGGGGCGTTCATCGAGCGTGTGGAGTGCCTACCGGAGGACGACGACCTGAACTACACGGTGCTTTCGCACGTGGTGCTGCAGAAGCATGGCCACTCATTCACTTCGGAACAACTGGCACAGGAGTGGCTCAGCCGCCTGCCGGTGCTGCGCACCTTCACTGCGGAGCGGGTGGCCTATCGCAACCTGGTTGACGGCATCGCCCCGCCGCACTCGGGGTCCTATCGGAACCCGTATCGCGAGTGGATTGGTGCGCAGATCCGGGCGGATGGATGGGGCTACGCGTGTCCGGGTAGCCCCGAAGCCGCGTCGGAGCTTGCGTGGCGGGACGCCTGCATCAGCCATGTGAAGAACGGCATCTACGGTGCGATGTGGTCCGCCGCGATGAATGCGGCGGCGTTCTCCCTCGACAGCCCACGCGCCATCGTTGAGGCGGGGCTAGCGCAGATACCAGCGCGCTGCCGCCTCGCCGACTGGGTCCGCACGGTGATGGACTGGCACGAGATGGGACTGCCCTACGACGATGCCTGCGAGCGCATCCATGCAGAGTGGGACGAGAAGCGTTTCCACCACTGGTGTCATGTCATCTCGAACGCCGCCATAGTCACGATGGCGCTGCTATACGGGGAGGGGGATTTCGGGGCGAGCGTGTGCTGCGCCGTACAGGCAACCTTCGACACGGACTGCAACGGCGCGACGGTCGGCTCCATTCTCGGTGCGAGGCTCGGCGCGTCGCGGCTGCCCGAAGAGTGGACCGCGCCTCTGAACGACACCATCGAGACGGGCGTCGTGGGCTATCAGCGGCTTCGGCTGACGGACATGGCCCGAATGTCGTTGGATGTTATCGAAAAGTACAAGGGGGGAGAAGAATGA
- a CDS encoding sigma-70 family RNA polymerase sigma factor produces MFRRNYARLSDSDLVTRAQKGERAAFEELYRRFSGRVYALVYGMVANADDAAELTQEVFARAFRRLPSLRADQAVYGWLRATATNLGIDFLRHGKLVQFEPLEGNVPESPRDLESPEDDPERLAIRAETREAVASAVAGLKPAHRVVVALHHFEGLSLEEIAQTLDVPVGTVKSRLARAREALRVMLAPMVEGRNGLR; encoded by the coding sequence ATGTTTCGACGCAACTACGCACGGCTCTCGGACTCCGACCTGGTCACGCGAGCGCAGAAGGGCGAACGCGCGGCCTTCGAGGAGTTGTACAGGCGGTTCAGCGGCCGCGTGTACGCGCTCGTCTACGGCATGGTGGCCAACGCCGACGACGCCGCGGAGCTGACCCAAGAGGTGTTCGCGAGGGCGTTCCGCCGACTGCCCAGCCTAAGGGCCGACCAGGCAGTGTACGGCTGGCTTCGCGCGACAGCTACCAACCTCGGGATCGACTTCCTCCGTCACGGCAAACTCGTCCAGTTCGAGCCGCTGGAAGGCAACGTCCCCGAATCGCCGAGGGACTTGGAATCGCCCGAGGACGACCCGGAGAGGCTGGCAATCCGTGCGGAGACCCGCGAGGCCGTGGCGAGCGCGGTTGCGGGGCTCAAACCCGCGCACCGAGTGGTAGTCGCGCTGCACCACTTCGAGGGACTGAGCCTCGAGGAGATCGCGCAGACGCTGGACGTGCCCGTCGGAACCGTAAAGTCGCGGCTGGCCCGTGCGCGAGAAGCGCTTCGCGTCATGCTCGCCCCCATGGTGGAGGGAAGGAATGGACTGCGATAG
- a CDS encoding heavy-metal-associated domain-containing protein — MTLELKCPDIECDGCAGSIRRALEGHAGLTSVQVDVASKTVRLDGEEAAVESAKAKLSEIGFPPAE; from the coding sequence ATGACGCTAGAGTTGAAGTGTCCGGACATCGAGTGCGACGGGTGCGCGGGCTCGATCAGGCGAGCATTGGAGGGTCACGCGGGCCTGACCTCGGTGCAGGTGGACGTAGCGTCCAAGACCGTTCGTCTGGACGGTGAGGAAGCCGCCGTGGAATCGGCCAAGGCGAAGCTGAGCGAGATCGGCTTCCCCCCTGCGGAGTAG
- a CDS encoding hemerythrin domain-containing protein, producing the protein MRAIAELVEEHEAIRKMLGVLRVVAARVEAGEHVPEEDLRGIGEFFSVFADKCHHGKEEETLFPVLEQAGIPRDGGPIGVMLYEHTLGRSLVARIKGSVDGCLAGEQAARSEFASAANEYIALLDSHIAKENNVLFPMAESRLTPEQDAELTAAFEALERERIGEGVHEQLHGMIERLAQTYLA; encoded by the coding sequence ATGAGAGCCATCGCAGAGCTGGTGGAGGAGCACGAGGCGATTCGGAAGATGCTCGGAGTCCTGCGAGTGGTCGCCGCACGCGTGGAGGCCGGCGAGCACGTGCCCGAGGAGGACCTCCGAGGAATCGGCGAGTTCTTCAGCGTGTTTGCCGACAAGTGCCACCACGGGAAGGAAGAGGAGACGCTCTTCCCCGTGCTCGAGCAGGCGGGCATTCCGAGAGACGGAGGACCTATCGGCGTCATGTTATACGAGCACACGCTGGGCCGGTCGCTCGTTGCACGCATCAAGGGATCGGTGGATGGGTGCCTTGCGGGCGAGCAAGCGGCGCGCAGCGAGTTCGCCTCGGCCGCCAACGAGTACATCGCCTTGCTCGACAGCCACATCGCCAAAGAGAACAACGTTCTGTTCCCTATGGCCGAATCCCGTCTCACACCCGAACAAGATGCAGAGCTGACTGCGGCGTTCGAGGCGCTGGAGCGGGAGCGAATCGGCGAAGGCGTACACGAGCAACTTCATGGCATGATAGAGCGGCTCGCGCAAACCTACCTAGCATAG